In Balaenoptera acutorostrata chromosome 19, mBalAcu1.1, whole genome shotgun sequence, the following proteins share a genomic window:
- the LOC103018791 gene encoding seminal plasma protein PDC-109-like encodes MALRLGIFLIWAGASVFLQLDPVNGGDGCVFPFIYGGKTYFDCAVRASIFRCCALNADYIGRWKNCTRKDHAKRTFPFIYRGKIYESCTKTGSIFWRRWCSLSPNFDQDRAWRYC; translated from the exons ATGGCACTGCGTTTGGGGATCTTTCTGATTTGGGCTGGCGCGTCTGTATTTCTACAACTGGACCCTGTGAATGGAG gtgatggatgtgttttCCCATTCATCTATGGAGGGAAAACGTATTTTGATTGCGCTGTCCGTGCTTCCATATTCCGTTGCTGTGCTCTAAATGCGGATTATATAGGAAGATGGAAAAACTGTACTAGGAAAG ACCATGCCAAACGTACCTTTCCCTTTATCTATCGAGGCAAAATATACGAAAGTTGCACAAAAACTGGGAGTATTTTTTGGAGGCGTTGGTGCTCACTCTCTCCAAACTTTGACCAGGATAGAGCTTGGAGGTATTGCTAG